TCTCCGCCGACAGGTCGGCGCAGAACCCCGATGCCGAACCCTCCACGAGCGTGAGGCACGCACCGTTTACGGCGATACTCTCCCCCAGCGTCCAGCCGTCGGCCGCGAGCCCCGGGGCCTCGACCGTGAGCTTGGCCCCCGTGGCGCGCGCAACGCGTTGCGTGATCGTGCCGCGGCCTTGGATCAATCCTGTAAACATGGCACCCTCTCCCCCGAATCCGGCCCACGCGGACGCTTACGTCTCGGGGGTCAATATCAGCCGCAGATCGCGCCCTATGGAGCGCACCTCATCATAGCGCCAGGCCCCAGCCCCCGAAAGCTTGGCGAGCGTGAAATCGGCCAGCGGGCGCCCGTTGCCAAGGAGCGTGGGCGCCACATAGAGCCGCAATTCATCGATCAGTCGTTCGTCGAGGAGACCCGCGAGCAGGGTCGGTCCGGCCTCGACCAGCACATCATTCACACCCCGGTCGGCAAGCGCCCTAAGCCCTGCGGTAAGATCAACCCGACCGGGTGCGCCACCCACTGCCACGACCTCGGCGCCGGATGCGCGCAGGCGATCACCGTGCGGCCCGTCGGTCGTTGTAAGAACCATAAGGCCGGCATCCCCGGCGAGAATCCGGGCGGCGGACGGTATCGCCAGACTGGAGGTGACGACTACGCGCAAAGGTTGACGGGGTGTCCCCTCATGCACCGTAAGCCGCGGATCATCCTTGCGGATCGTACCCGTACCGGTCATGACGGCACTCATCACCGCGCGCAGCCGCTGGACATCGGCGCGCGCCGCGGGTCCCGTGATCCACTGACTCTCCCCACTCGTAAGCGCCGTGCGCCCATCAAGAGATATCCCGGCCTTGGCCACCACGAACGGGCGGGCGCGTACTGCTCGCGATATGAAGCCGCGATTCAGGCGTGCGGCCTCCCCTTCCATGAGGCCCACATCAACGGCCACGCCCGCGGTCCGCAACGCCGCAAATCCCCGCCCCCGAACGCGCGTGTCCGGATCCTCCATGGCGGCGACGACGCGCGCGATCCCGGCCGCGAGCAGGACATCGGTGCAAGGTGGGGTACGGCCGGTATGGCAGCATGGCTCGAGGGTGACATAGGCCGTCGCCCCGCGGGCCGCCCCGCCCGCCTGCAACAAGGCCAGGCGCTCGGCATGGGGTTCACCGGCGCGCTGATGATAGCCTTCGCCCACGACCCGATCCCCGCGCACGATGACGCAACCCACCCGCGGATTGGGATGGGTCGTGGCCATGCCCCGACGGGCGAGCTCCAAGGCACGCGCCATGTAGGCGCCATCGCCCGCCGCGCTCACGATTTCGAAGACAGCCCGGTGACCTCCTGGTCCTCCAGGCGCTCCATCTCCTCGCGAAACGCGTTCAGGTCCTGAAAGGCGTGATAGACGGAGGCGAAGCGCACATAGGCGACCTTGTCGAGCGCACGCAGCTGCTCCATGACCCACTCCCCGATCTGGCGGCTTGCAATCTCGCGCTCACCGCTTCCCATGAGCGAACGCCGCACGTAGGCCACCACCGCATCGACCTGCGCGGCATCCACCGGCCGCTTCTGAAGCGCACGCTGGAGGCCGGCACGCAGCTTGGCCTCGGCAAACGGCTCGCGACGCCCGTCGGACTTGATGATCTGCGGGAGGCGCAACTCGGCGTGCTCGAAGGTCGTGAACCGCTCGCGACAGGCCAGACACTCGCGACGCCGGCGCACGGCATCCCCCTCGTCTGCGAGGCGGGAATCGATCACCCGCGTATCCTCGGCAAAACAAAAGGGGCAGCGCATGGCCTTAGATCACGACGTCTTCGCCGTAGACCGGGAAGCGCGCGCACAGGTTCGCCACCTCGCGACGCACGCGCGCCGTCAGCTCTTCGTCCGTCGGCCGCTCGAGGATGTCACACACGAAACCCGCCAGGGCACGCGTCTCGCGCTCCCCGAACCCGCGCGTGGTTATGGCGGGCGCCAGGGCACGCGTCTCGCGCTCCCCGAACCCGCGCGTGGTTATGGCGGGGGTGCCAAGGCGGATACCGCTCGTCACGAACGGCGACCGTGGATCGTTGGGCACGGCGTTCTTG
The DNA window shown above is from Acidiferrobacter sp. SPIII_3 and carries:
- the nrdR gene encoding transcriptional regulator NrdR: MRCPFCFAEDTRVIDSRLADEGDAVRRRRECLACRERFTTFEHAELRLPQIIKSDGRREPFAEAKLRAGLQRALQKRPVDAAQVDAVVAYVRRSLMGSGEREIASRQIGEWVMEQLRALDKVAYVRFASVYHAFQDLNAFREEMERLEDQEVTGLSSKS
- the ribD gene encoding bifunctional diaminohydroxyphosphoribosylaminopyrimidine deaminase/5-amino-6-(5-phosphoribosylamino)uracil reductase RibD; its protein translation is MSAAGDGAYMARALELARRGMATTHPNPRVGCVIVRGDRVVGEGYHQRAGEPHAERLALLQAGGAARGATAYVTLEPCCHTGRTPPCTDVLLAAGIARVVAAMEDPDTRVRGRGFAALRTAGVAVDVGLMEGEAARLNRGFISRAVRARPFVVAKAGISLDGRTALTSGESQWITGPAARADVQRLRAVMSAVMTGTGTIRKDDPRLTVHEGTPRQPLRVVVTSSLAIPSAARILAGDAGLMVLTTTDGPHGDRLRASGAEVVAVGGAPGRVDLTAGLRALADRGVNDVLVEAGPTLLAGLLDERLIDELRLYVAPTLLGNGRPLADFTLAKLSGAGAWRYDEVRSIGRDLRLILTPET